The genomic interval GTTCCTCAAGGGTCTACAGGCCGACGTGACGCTGGCCAGCTACGATGAGCGGCAGAAGGCGGTGGCGAGAGCGCTCGGCATCGGAACCGCGGACGTGTGATTGGCGCACGCCAACCATGACGATGGCGGCCCGGTCGGGGCGGAGGGCCGGGCCGCCGGCTATATTGACCCATGGTCAATCCGACGGCCGGTTGGAGGGCCTTCGAGCTCGCCGACGAGCGGGAAGCGGCGGGACTCAGTTACGAGGAGGCCTTGGCCCGGTTCGCCGCGCTGTGGGCGTACGCGCGCGAGGTCCGCCCCGACATCGGTGCGGACTGGGAAGAGGACGTGCGGGCGGACATCGCGGTGGCGCGCGCCCTGAATGGCCTCCCGCCCGGCTGAGCTGCCGTCCTTTGTGGCCGCGCTCGCCCGAGCCTTGGACGAGCGAGGCCTTCCCTTCATGCTGATCGGCGGTCAGGCCGTCCTGGTCCACGGCCGTCCGCGACTCACCGAGGACATCGACGTGACGTTGGGTGCCGACCCGAGCCGGCTCGCCGACGTGCTGGCGGTCTGCGCGACGCTCGGGCTCGAAGCGCTTCCCCGCGATCTCGAACGCTTCGTGCGCGACACCTTCGTGCTGCCCGCGCGGGATCCCGCCACGGGCATCCGCGTGGACTTCATCTTCTCGACCACGCCCTACGAGCCGCAGGCCATCGAGCGCGCCGATCACCTGACGATCGGCGGCGCCGACGTGCCGGTGGCCACCGCGGAGGACCTGATCCTTCACAAGCTGTTCGCCGGGCGTGCGCGCGATATCGAAGACGCCGAGAGCGTGGTGCGCCGCAAGGGCGGTGCGCTCGACTGGGACTACCTCAGGCGTTGGGCGCG from Gemmatimonadales bacterium carries:
- a CDS encoding nucleotidyl transferase AbiEii/AbiGii toxin family protein, which produces MASRPAELPSFVAALARALDERGLPFMLIGGQAVLVHGRPRLTEDIDVTLGADPSRLADVLAVCATLGLEALPRDLERFVRDTFVLPARDPATGIRVDFIFSTTPYEPQAIERADHLTIGGADVPVATAEDLILHKLFAGRARDIEDAESVVRRKGGALDWDYLRRWAREFAGVRGRESLPPQVEQLRGDR